In Candidatus Poribacteria bacterium, the genomic window CAACCAGTACCTTCGCGGGGGCAACGGCATCCTTTGAGAAGGCCACACCAGTTGGCCCGACCAGGTAAGGCTCATATCCCTCAACGCCGAGCGATTGGAGGGCCAGATTGAGCAAGGTATTCTTACAGACCTTGAACTCAGCACCAGCCTGTCTGAATCTGTGCCTTAGCTCGTTTATCTCGGCGACGTTTAATCCCTGAAAGTTCACCAGTATGCCTATCTCGTTAGAGGAGAACTTCTCCTTGAGTTCGTTAACGACGGCGATCTTCTCCGGTCTGGGTTCCTTTCTGGTGTAGACGGGTTTTTCGTCCATAGTATCCCTTCCCAGCTTAATTTGGACAACAAAAAAGCCTCCGGTCGTCAAACGGAGGCAGGAATTCCAAACTTTTCAGCCCCAGTCTGGACAGGATATTAAGCGAACCGAGGTTCGCACCTGCCGTCTTCGACCGGAATTGATCTCTCTGATATTCGTTTTTACCGTTTCAGAAACTCATTCGGATCCAGCTTTATCCCAGGCCCCATTGAGGGGGA contains:
- a CDS encoding 50S ribosomal protein L10 gives rise to the protein MDEKPVYTRKEPRPEKIAVVNELKEKFSSNEIGILVNFQGLNVAEINELRHRFRQAGAEFKVCKNTLLNLALQSLGVEGYEPYLVGPTGVAFSKDAVAPAKVLVEFIDEFDKPQIKGAILGKRVLDAEAVPELTKLPPREELIARVVGGISAPIANLVYVLNGANPASGLVNVLQGTINKIVYVLKAIADQKEKAA